The following DNA comes from Anastrepha obliqua isolate idAnaObli1 chromosome 1, idAnaObli1_1.0, whole genome shotgun sequence.
tcaagggctacgacgccagtgttAACTCAGGTCAGTGCCGTtagaaactttcccgtaaacgcagccaaacaaaaattagtgagaagtaggcgaagcgttttgaggcggtgtttctatgcacgcattcgaaagggccaaaattatcttacgccgcggctgcaaatgtgattaaaaaatcaaaaaagtttgttgtgatggggaatcagcggtataaaatgtacaaaaatgttgatgacttttccgagcgcagcTTGAAGCGactgacgacaaaaaagcaggataaagtgataaTCCaacttctttgtgactacgccaagcacgatcagttcttgttaaaaaggtaatagatgtgagtatcaacaccatcgaacgttgactgaaggaggcgaacatatcctaccgtcccacatcgtccaaaccactgctctcagaaaaacacattcgagaaacaacaaaacaaataaatggcgtcacagtattggactagtccccagacgccaaccccattgaaaatgtgtggggaactatgaaaacgcactTTGCCGGacggccagtccatgatttgagcaactcgtgcgtcaagttcgcaaaatctagtcctgttggtcgacgagctacgcagaaaagctggttcaaagcatgaagaagatgccaggctatgcTGAACAACGATGAAagctacacggcttattgagtaattgcgactcgaaaattcgaaatatatatattttatatttcatgaatAACCGCGgtgccttttttctgacacagactgtatatgtgcccataattatgaaagtggtctaagtcaaaagtaaaaacaaaaagagtttatcaattatttcgcaccacattattttaaactgaatttattcaatataatttttacgataacGCCAAAAACGAAGTATTAGATTGCGGTTGTAATTTCAACACTATCTGGAATTCATTTAAtgttaattatgaaagtggtctgAGTGTAGAAGAAGAAATACATTTTCGATAAAACGAATGTCTCAGGCAGCCGGATTTTATTTCAACGAAATCACTAGAAGAGCCAACTACAAGAAGGGTAAAAATACCGTGGGCGAATCTGTTTCTTGGCTGCAAATACAATGGATGAGATTCTTGAAAAATTAAGCTTATAaaatgttctataaaagtgCTTTAGATGATTCTAAATTCCACGTTTTGGATCTTTCAGCTAAAAGAGGAAGACTAAAAGTATATTCGGAAAGGTTAAACTACTTCCATTATATACCACCCACTAGACCAGTAACggaagaaaaatatcaagaaatgaTGTGTTTACCATCATAAAACCCTCTAGTTTTTCaggaacatttttaaaaatgtttaaaatcgaaatgataaaaatggaTTACTCCGAacacaaatggtttttatgaagagctttttcatggcacaaatacactcagaggcttgccgaggggcgaccctaTTGCAAAAAACgtgttcttcattttggtgtttaatGCAAGGAGATTCcaacctacgtactccgaatggtattcacgcaccaacccattggcTATGGTAGCCggagaaattacaaaaattgctttaattttgttttctttttttcaacttttcactAACATAACGGGCACTTAGACTCACCTTGGACAGACATAACAAGACTTATCCTTGTGCGAGGGACAACCAATGCCTCCACCAATGCCATAGACATACTGGTTGCTCTTCGAGCTGTGTTCGGCAAAGTAAATTCCAGCACCAAACATCCCGCCAATATAGGCGTGGCGCTCATCGAAGCCTTTCTGTACGATTGCGTTTATGAAAGGACTGCCGTGGAAAAGCATACGCTCGTTGGCTTGTATGGAGTTCTCCTCGGCCACTTCATGACGTCGATGGGCATAACGCTCCCAAAGTTTGCGATTCTGTACCTTTTGTACCTGCAAACAAATTCAataatttcgaatttattttttaaaatgcatatatttttattgattcgtATCTTACTCGTATGATGTTGTAGCGTGTAAAGTAGCCACCCGCTTGGCCATTGTCTCTATGTTCACGTATAGTAGCCTGCATTTCCTCTTCAACCGCGAGAAATTCCTTATCGTCTGGCAAGAGATCCACTAACAGAGTACCTGGATTGACATTGCTACCAATGCCTGCGTGGAGTTAaagaacaaatatatgtattcaaatattttttctttacatttcagCCGCTTTCTCACCTGTAGTGGCGCGCAGCTGCGCAATacctttcaatattttatgccTAAATCCATACGCAGACACGCCCACTTGCTTCAAATCCTCATGACTCATTTCGGCTAGTATTTCCAACGTGATTTGTTCACGTTCAAAGAGATCGATTAGATGCTCCAACTGTTGGCTGCACAAGAAACTGGCCACATTGGTAATAGACTCGGGATCGGGCACCTCTTCGCTGCTGGTCAAGTCACCAGAGTTCGCTTCGGCACCTTGCGCAGGACTCATGCGCGTTGACAACGGTAGAGGCACCGGCACACTAAGCGTCATCGAGGCACCAGAAGGCAGTGTTACGGTCTCAGTTGTTGGTGAAAGGACATTGCAGGCTGCAGCGGCGGCAGTTAAACTACCAGCGCTAGCTGCTGATGTACTCGCTGTTGCACCAGCTGCTGTTGGCGCCGGTGAAGGAGAATTGCTGATGAGGGACTGTTGTGATGAGCTAAGTGTCGAGTCGCCCAATGATGTGGTCATTGCATCCTGTAGCAGGCATTTTACGTCATCCGCAGTCGCTAATTCAATTGGTGTTTGGCCTTCTTGATTCTTCATGTACGGATCAGCGCCATGCGCGAGCAGTAGCGCACACAATTGTGTGCGGCCTTTTTGGGCGGCTTCATGCAACGGCGTGAAGCCCCACTTATCGGTGGCATTCACCACAGTCTTGTGTTTAATCAACAGAGCTGCTATGTCTAAGTGCCCGTAAGAGGATGCATTGTGCAACGGTATTAGGCCCCCTTTGTCTTGTGCATTGACATCGGCACCATTCTCCAGCAGATACTCTGCGACCTCGTAGTTATTGTAGCCAGCCGCTAGATGCAGTGGTGTTGAATTCCGCCCTTGTGCGTCACGGCAATTGATCGTTTCCGGCGTGACTAAACGTTGTACACGCGCCAAGTTACCTTTCTTCGCGGCATCCAGCAACGCTGAGTTACCGCGCAGCAATTCCGCTACATCGTGATCTGACTCCTTGACCAAATCAGCTGGCGTGGCACCATCGCGATTCTTCTTCGAGGGATCGGCGCCATGTTTAAGTAGTAATTTCACAATATCATATTTGCCTTTGGCTGCTGCTTCATGGAGCGGCGTGAACTTCCACAAGTCCGACACGTTTACATTGGCGCCATGCTTCACCAGCAACTCTGTGACCTCGTAATGACCGTACGAGCAAGCGTTATGCAGTGGCACCAATCCACCTTTGTCGGCGGCATGCACTTCCGCGCCGTGCTCCAGTAAGAACTCAACAACTGGCACACGATTGAAGCCGGCGGCAAAGTGCAGTGGAGTGGAGTGACGCCCATCCAGGTCGCGGCAGTTCACTGTGTGCGGATTGGCGAGCACAATGCGGCGTACTGTGTCCAGATCGCCCGCTTTAGCGGCTTCCAACAAATGTGTTTCCGTATCCGGCGGATCCTTAAGTATCTTCAACACAGCATCAGACGCGAGCTGTGCAGCTGTGTAGCCCTCCAACGAAATGATAGTTGTATCAATGGAATAAGACAGTAACAGACGCACGGCTTGCTCATCCCTGGCGCACTTGTGCAACGCTGTTTGACCCAGACCATCCAATGCATTTACCTTGGCGCCATTCTTCAAGAGTGTGTCCATCACGTCGTAGTGCAAGTGTTCGGCTGTAAGATGGAGCGCCGTGAGGAACGCCTTGTTCTTTTCATTCAACAGTGCGCCTTTGCGTATGAGTATTTCTGCAATCTGCTTGCGTTTTGGATCGATAGACACGGCGGCGGCATGTAAAGGCGTATCACCGGAATATGGATGAACAAAGTTAACAGTTTCGGAAGAGAGAAATTTCTTAAGGCGCGCTATATCGCCCTTTTTGCAAGCGTCTAGCACGCAATGTCCTTTGAATTCATCTGAAAGTAATAAGagcacaaaataattttattggaaACACAACAGCACTTCAAGAGACTTAAGCAACGTACATGTAATGCGTTCACGTAGTTCTCGTGTAGGCGCCGAGTCGATCGCTGACTTATTGTGGCAGTTGAGCAGCGTAGGATCGGCGCCTTTGCTCAGCAACAGGCTACACACCTCGATCCGGCTCTTTGATGCCGCCTCATGCAATGGCGTAAACGCCCACAAATCGTTGGCATTCACATTGGCACCTGCCTTAATCAGCAGCTTTGTCACCTCAAAGTGTCCATACGAACAGGCATTGTGTAATGGCACTAAGCCGCCTTTGTCCTTGGCATGCACATCAGCGCCATTTGCCAATAGAATCTCCACAATGCCGATGCGATTATAACCGGCAGCCAAATGTAATGGCGTCGAGCGCCTACCATCACTGGCATGACAATTAACATTCAGTGGTGTAAGCAATGCCAGAAGGCGATCTTCTGCGCCGGAGCGTGCCGCTTCCAATAGCTCGTCCTTTCGATATTCGCCTGTCAGCACGGGGCGTGTGTTGTCATCGGCCAATTCCAGTGGCGTCTTCTGCTCCGAATTGCGTATATTCGGATTGGCACCGTGCTGCAGCAACGCTATGCAAACGTCCACTTTGCCTTTGCTCGCCGCCTCGTGCAGCGGTGTGTAATTCCAGTTGTCCGTTGTGTTGGGACTCGCGCCGGCCTTTAGCAGTAATCGCACCACCTCAGCATGCCCAAATGAGCAGGCATTATGCAACGGATGTAGGCCACCCTCGTCACAAGCCTGTATAGAAGCGCCACCATTCAATAGAAACTCGACCACCTCGCGGCGACCATAACCTAAAGGGTTACATGGTAAAATAATGCATAAGTTATTAGTTAAGCATAACAAAACATTATCTTGTAATGCCTAGAGATTTACATATTCAAGCATTCAAGAATAAATGTATGGATACAGTGGAGGCGGACTAAATAAGAacgcctttttttaatttctatttgaaaatttcaaatttggttacctTAATGTATTTACtcttacatacatgcaaattaattatattgtaaaaaaaaattttaagaaattatttccaatttttagGTACTGAAATTACGAGTTTtcagagatttttttttgagttttggaaaaGAAAACGAGCTATAGCACCCTTCCAAGGGAGAGGGGtgtattttaagaaatttaagactACAGCTAAGAAACTGAAGAGCAAACGCCGACGACAGCGTAAAATGGATGAAATGGCCGAGCGGCGGATAATCCGTGCAGTCAAAAGAAAGATCCATTTTTAACTTTCAAAGGAATTCAGGAAAATGATTTAGGCTAGGTTTGGTTATACTGGCTGGCCTAAGCCACGCAGAGACATTTTGGTCCATAGTGATAGCAGATCAAACTCCaattttagcgaaaatatgcatTACTCGAGATGCGCGAATTTTAGGAGTCTCTTAAGCTCCAGTTCAGGCATACATTCTAGTTTTTCAAAACTGAGAACACTCAGGTACACTTTAGAGCTGTAAAACGGAAGCTAGAATGTTTCCAGAGAAAGTACTCAACAATCTTCTTCACTGAAAGGTCCACACAGCTTCTGCTATGGGGGTTAAGTTAAAAGCTTAGCTTTTCCGCGTTTGAGCccatcgtccaatgaccggtaaccgaagctacgagtttggaaattgaatggcgtggagtcccagaactttctgagtcctccgtctattgtactggggccaaaggttGTCAAAATAGCatacgaagaaatggagctctatCTGTTCTGCTCGATGGGCAGTGCAATAAACACAGAATTTCACCACAAATACGCTttgacaacattaaagcatggCGAGGGAAGTTAATAGGCAATGAAAGCTTTCcgaatacatatattaaaagatgtttaagctttttaataaaaacattacatttttcaaGTCGTTCTTAATTACATACTTGgtaattattgcattttttattttatatatacctaACTTCATattgtgtaaataaaataacaacaaacaaaaaaaaaaataaataattggcgcgtacacttctgttaggtgtttggccgagctcctcctcctatttgtggtgtgcgtcttcatgatgttccacaaatggagggacctacagtttcaagccgactccgaacggcagatatttttatgaggagctttttcatggcagaaatacactcggaggtttgccatttcctgcccaggggcgaccgctattagaaaaatgtttttattaattttgctttcaccgagattcgaactaacgacctctctgtgaattccgaatggtaatcacgcaccatcccattcggctacggcggccgccaacaaACAAACCGCATAGAAAAATATCTTTGAATACAAGAATAATAGTATATAATAGTAGAAGGAATAGCGGCGCTCTGTACTTAAGTTGTTTGCCACCACTGTATGTATTGCACAATACAAAAATAAGCTGGCTGGCAATCGTGGTCATCACACATAACAACTATTGAACAACGGCAAACTGGACAAAAGCCAGCGCCGCATACGAAAAAGTCATGTGAAAGTAGTAAAGGGAGATTGGCGTATACAGGGTTACAGAATAAAGCTGTGCGACCACGCTAAATGGGGTCATCGGGCGTTGGTAACTTTGCCTATTCTATGCACCATGCGACAGGTAAATACGGCAGTAGATGCACAAGGATACTAAGTATGTTGTCGTTGTCCACAAATCTTTGCATTGTGCTGGATAGCAAAAGTGTAATTAAGGTCATCGAGTAAGGTTTTTTCGTCTTGAAAATGAAGGTATTACGTGATAATGGATTTACTatcacacatacgagtataattaaaatgaatttttaccgAATCAGATTTTCACTCATAATGAATTTTCGAAACTTTGAGGTGAATGATGGGTTAAATTCTGTCTTCATTACTGCGACGAGGCCACTTTCGGGATGTGGGTTCGGGGGAATTATCAGACAGAATCTACTTCATTTAGCGAGATGTTAGAACTCCTCCTAATGTATGGTTCTCAAAACATGGATCTCAGTGTTAGGAATAATTTAAATGGAATTTCAATTCGGAAAAAAGTATTACGGGCAAAAAGCTGAAATAGAACGGCACAAGAGCTTACAAATTGTGTAAatttacctaaaaaaaaatctgtttgcgattttcatagagcactggcggcatcatcggtcttta
Coding sequences within:
- the LOC129253085 gene encoding LOW QUALITY PROTEIN: poly [ADP-ribose] polymerase tankyrase (The sequence of the model RefSeq protein was modified relative to this genomic sequence to represent the inferred CDS: substituted 1 base at 1 genomic stop codon) produces the protein MSSRSRAILNVNLDAAMANDPLRELFEACKTGDIAKVKKLITTQTVNARDTAGRKSTPLHFAAGYGRREVVEFLLNGGASIQACDEGGLHPLHNACSFGHAEVVRLLLKAGASPNTTDNWNYTPLHEAASKGKVDVCIALLQHGANPNIRNSEQKTPLELADDNTRPVLTGEYRKDELLEAARSGAEDRLLALLTPLNVNCHASDGRRSTPLHLAAGYNRIGIVEILLANGADVHAKDKGGLVPLHNACSYGHFEVTKLLIKAGANVNANDLWAFTPLHEAASKSRIEVCSLLLSKGADPTLLNCHNKSAIDSAPTRELRERITYEFKGHCVLDACKKGDIARLKKFLSSETVNFVHPYSGDTPLHAAAVSIDPKRKQIAEILIRKGALLNEKNKAFLTALHLTAEHLHYDVMDTLLKNGAKVNALDGLGQTALHKCARDEQAVRLLLSYSIDTTIISLEGYTAAQLASDAVLKILKDPPDTETHLLEAAKAGDLDTVRRIVLANPHTVNCRDLDGRHSTPLHFAAGFNRVPVVEFLLEHGAEVHAADKGGLVPLHNACSYGHYEVTELLVKHGANVNVSDLWKFTPLHEAAAKGKYDIVKLLLKHGADPSKKNRDGATPADLVKESDHDVAELLRGNSALLDAAKKGNLARVQRLVTPETINCRDAQGRNSTPLHLAAGYNNYEVAEYLLENGADVNAQDKGGLIPLHNASSYGHLDIAALLIKHKTVVNATDKWGFTPLHEAAQKGRTQLCALLLAHGADPYMKNQEGQTPIELATADDVKCLLQDAMTTSLGDSTLSSSQQSLISNSPSPAPTAAGATASTSAASAGSLTAAAAACNVLSPTTETVTLPSGASMTLSVPVPLPLSTRMSPAQGAEANSGDLTSSEEVPDPESITNVASFLCSQQLEHLIDLFEREQITLEILAEMSHEDLKQVGVSAYGFRHKILKGIAQLRATTGIGSNVNPGTLLVDLLPDDKEFLAVEEEMQATIREHRDNGQAGGYFTRYNIIRVQKVQNRKLWERYAHRRHEVAEENSIQANERMLFHGSPFINAIVQKGFDERHAYIGGMFGAGIYFAEHSSKSNQYVYGIGGGIGCPSHKDKSCYVCPRQLLLCRVALGKSFLQYSAMKMAHAPPGHHSVIGRPSAGGLHFAEYVVYRGEQAYPEYLITYQIVKPDDSSSGNEESRXWPSVGSTPTTTSPAQQQHQHPQPQQQQQQQQQQQQQLTYQQPQQQQQKHHNSIITTTTATHHSHSHPHTHAKLQQQHSLPLQLQYQHHSHHQQQQLVTTTQPSPAGTFINQAAGLITTVANSDMLGHNGDISPLSSSNSFSSVDTNQTLLNSIANQTQLQQLQHQQSSHMLTQLPPPLPPPTNNSSANRHSASNRSYRTKYGQFMIITPAVSIDRDYDHDEAFGSGGSAAAALTNNFDFDEDAYCNDNNTNANGNNSNANNGNIFRMSLLQNSSSIDSGNSSDSSFRSNYNPYLHHSRQHLLPKTAPHFYTFSSWRWCTLICAAMRCFGGGHSSHGPYSTSFARPPYQRSRSSGAQTTRSSQPHRRLRSSSFTAETAFEHFSAPFKARKTRDHLNNITYEL